One stretch of Micromonospora cremea DNA includes these proteins:
- a CDS encoding TetR/AcrR family transcriptional regulator — MSSVEMEPDDPKRAAVLAAAVGVFGRYGFQKTSMEAVAKAAGISRPGLYLMFPNKEQLYRATMQGVMERAQQAMRARFADQALSFDERIVAGLDVLMGPYIDTQVARDLNELLENSEPQLGSMFHDYQERARAALRAHIDAVAPPGLLDEDLTADDVMDLLFSAALTWKSTSATRDEFRDRIRRALRLIHRTAR; from the coding sequence GTGAGCAGCGTGGAGATGGAGCCCGACGACCCGAAACGCGCCGCTGTCCTCGCGGCGGCGGTCGGGGTGTTCGGGCGCTACGGATTCCAGAAGACGTCCATGGAGGCGGTCGCCAAGGCGGCCGGCATCTCCCGGCCGGGCCTGTACCTGATGTTCCCCAACAAGGAGCAGCTGTACCGCGCCACCATGCAGGGCGTCATGGAACGCGCCCAGCAGGCCATGCGGGCGCGCTTCGCCGACCAGGCGCTGAGCTTCGACGAGCGGATCGTGGCGGGGCTGGATGTGTTGATGGGTCCGTACATCGACACCCAGGTGGCCCGCGACCTCAACGAGCTGCTCGAGAACAGCGAGCCCCAGCTGGGCTCGATGTTCCACGACTACCAGGAGCGGGCCCGGGCGGCACTGCGCGCCCACATCGACGCCGTCGCCCCGCCCGGCCTGCTCGACGAGGACCTGACCGCGGACGACGTGATGGACCTGCTCTTCTCCGCCGCGCTGACCTGGAAGTCGACCTCGGCCACCAGGGACGAGTTCCGCGACCGGATCCGCCGGGCCCTGCGGCTGATCCACCGCACCGCGCGCTGA
- a CDS encoding LLM class flavin-dependent oxidoreductase: MRHGLELPCGGASVTVSTLVELGELAERAGWDGVFLEDYLIHHSGDDPSTYDPWLVLTATAARTSRVRLGTAVTALPRRRPAKLAREVLTLDHLSAGRATVAVGVGDPGDRGLAAFGEPTEVAVRAAMLDEGLDLLTRLLSGQRVSHQGAHYRADGMALRPPPVQSPRVPVWVGGSTQAGAVRRRAARADGIVPYKLTDTDGWSDFTPDEVHELVSALPPTRADGQPFDVAIGGRRRRPDERAERAYLSELAAAGATWWLEYVPVGDAATMRAAVARGPLR, encoded by the coding sequence ATGAGACACGGCCTGGAGCTTCCGTGCGGCGGTGCTTCCGTCACGGTGTCCACCCTGGTCGAGCTGGGTGAGCTGGCCGAGCGCGCCGGATGGGACGGGGTTTTCCTGGAGGACTACCTCATCCACCACTCCGGCGACGACCCGTCCACGTACGACCCGTGGCTGGTGCTCACGGCGACAGCCGCCCGCACAAGCCGGGTGCGGCTGGGCACCGCGGTCACCGCGCTGCCCCGACGTCGTCCGGCGAAGCTGGCTCGGGAGGTGCTCACCCTCGACCACCTCAGCGCGGGACGGGCCACCGTCGCCGTCGGCGTCGGGGACCCCGGCGACCGGGGCCTGGCCGCGTTCGGCGAGCCGACCGAGGTGGCCGTCCGGGCCGCCATGCTCGACGAGGGCCTCGACCTGCTGACCAGGCTGCTCAGCGGGCAGCGGGTCAGCCACCAGGGCGCCCACTACCGCGCCGACGGGATGGCGCTGCGGCCGCCGCCGGTGCAGTCGCCCCGGGTGCCGGTCTGGGTCGGCGGCAGCACGCAGGCCGGGGCGGTACGACGCCGGGCGGCCCGCGCCGACGGCATCGTGCCGTACAAGCTCACCGACACCGACGGCTGGTCCGACTTCACCCCCGACGAGGTCCACGAGCTGGTGAGCGCCCTGCCGCCCACCCGCGCCGACGGCCAACCGTTCGATGTGGCGATCGGCGGCCGGCGGCGCCGACCGGACGAACGCGCCGAGCGGGCCTATCTCAGTGAGCTCGCCGCGGCCGGCGCCACCTGGTGGCTGGAGTACGTCCCGGTCGGCGACGCGGCGACGATGCGGGCCGCCGTCGCCCGCGGTCCGCTGCGCTGA
- a CDS encoding lysophospholipid acyltransferase family protein, translated as MDTAHSPWQPPLIWRAAQLLARALVGLLARLEVTGDVPAHLRRGPLVLAANHISPFDPVVMAAACQTRGVAPRIMATAGLFRAPVIGAAMRNAGHIRVDRGTRAVHRALDAAATAVAGGSVILIYPEGRIGLDPGMWPERGKTGAARLALACAAPVIPVAQWGAHEVLPYRAPRGMLRGIARALWRRPVIRVHFGAPLDLGEVSAASPGAARRATDRIIDALTDTLAPLRPDEPDRPRHVDPGRPSDPSRTHRRRRE; from the coding sequence ATGGACACCGCGCACTCCCCCTGGCAACCGCCGCTGATCTGGCGCGCCGCCCAACTGCTGGCCCGAGCACTGGTCGGCCTGTTGGCCCGCCTCGAGGTCACCGGCGACGTCCCCGCGCACCTGCGCCGCGGACCGCTGGTGCTGGCCGCCAACCACATCAGCCCGTTCGACCCGGTGGTGATGGCCGCCGCCTGCCAGACCCGCGGCGTCGCCCCCCGGATCATGGCGACCGCCGGGTTGTTCCGTGCCCCGGTGATCGGCGCCGCCATGCGCAACGCCGGGCACATCCGCGTCGACCGGGGCACCCGGGCGGTGCACCGGGCACTGGACGCCGCCGCCACCGCCGTCGCGGGGGGCTCGGTGATCCTCATCTACCCGGAGGGGCGCATCGGCCTGGACCCCGGCATGTGGCCCGAACGCGGCAAGACCGGCGCCGCCCGGCTCGCCCTGGCCTGCGCCGCCCCGGTCATCCCGGTCGCCCAGTGGGGCGCCCACGAGGTGCTGCCGTACCGGGCGCCCCGGGGAATGCTGCGCGGCATCGCCCGCGCCCTGTGGCGCCGCCCGGTGATCCGGGTGCACTTCGGCGCACCCCTCGACCTGGGCGAGGTGAGCGCCGCCAGCCCCGGCGCCGCCCGCCGGGCCACCGACCGGATCATCGACGCGCTCACCGACACCCTCGCCCCGCTGCGCCCCGACGAGCCCGACCGACCCCGGCACGTCGACCCGGGCCGCCCGAGCGACCCCAGCCGGACCCATCGGCGCCGACGCGAGTGA
- a CDS encoding tyrosine-type recombinase/integrase: protein MVSSDAPVLARPTARPALPGGPVDVTEAWLRNRRLSEHTRDAYRRDVTGWLSWCAGRDLDPLRANFLHVNEYARALESTLGARSGRPLTPATVARRLSALSSWYDFLVKLGAVPANPVAGADRPRVDRDHSATVGLTPEEVDALLSAADADTGPTAARNRAAIALLADLGLRVGELISLDLTDLGTERGHRSVRFVGKGGKQRRRALTPGTGYAVDAYLAQRAAATGVPVPQLTGPLLVTASGARLDRHSVFRMVRRLARAAGIPAWAKLSPHSLRHAFATTARSEGVPLEDVQDAMGHADPRTTRRYDRDRHNLDRDPAYVVWAARSRRRG from the coding sequence ATGGTGTCCTCCGACGCTCCGGTGCTCGCCCGTCCGACGGCCCGACCGGCCCTGCCCGGCGGGCCGGTCGACGTCACCGAGGCGTGGCTGCGCAACCGCCGGTTGTCCGAGCACACCCGCGACGCCTACCGGCGCGACGTCACCGGCTGGCTCAGCTGGTGCGCCGGCCGCGACCTGGACCCGCTGCGGGCCAACTTCCTGCACGTCAACGAGTACGCCCGCGCCCTGGAGTCCACCCTCGGCGCGCGCAGTGGCCGACCACTGACCCCGGCGACCGTTGCGCGCCGGCTCTCCGCGCTGTCCAGCTGGTACGACTTCCTCGTCAAGCTCGGCGCGGTGCCGGCCAACCCGGTCGCCGGCGCGGACCGGCCGCGCGTCGACCGGGACCACTCCGCCACGGTCGGGCTCACCCCGGAGGAGGTGGACGCGCTGCTCAGCGCCGCCGACGCGGACACCGGCCCGACGGCCGCCCGCAACCGGGCCGCGATCGCACTCCTGGCCGACCTGGGTCTGCGCGTCGGCGAGCTGATCTCACTGGACCTGACCGACCTGGGCACCGAACGCGGGCACCGCAGCGTGCGCTTCGTCGGCAAGGGCGGCAAGCAGCGCCGGCGCGCCCTCACCCCCGGCACCGGGTACGCGGTGGACGCCTACCTGGCCCAGCGCGCCGCCGCCACCGGCGTGCCGGTGCCGCAGCTGACCGGGCCGCTGCTGGTCACCGCCAGCGGCGCCCGGCTGGACCGGCACTCGGTGTTCCGGATGGTCCGCCGGCTGGCCCGGGCCGCCGGCATCCCGGCCTGGGCGAAGCTCTCCCCGCACTCGCTGCGGCATGCCTTCGCCACCACCGCCCGCTCAGAGGGCGTTCCGTTGGAGGACGTGCAGGACGCGATGGGGCACGCCGACCCCCGTACCACCCGACGCTACGACCGCGACCGGCACAACCTCGACCGCGACCCGGCGTACGTGGTGTGGGCGGCCCGGTCCCGCCGCCGCGGCTGA
- a CDS encoding SDR family NAD(P)-dependent oxidoreductase, whose translation MSRIITPYSAASTAAEVSAGVDLTGRRAVVTGGASGIGLETARALADAGAEVTLAVRDTAAGERAAADITAGGAPGAVRVARLDLADRASIDAFVAGWTGPLHILVNNAGVMALPELTRTAEGWERQFAINHLGHAELTLGLHDALAAARDARIVVVSSSAHQQSPVVFDDIHFTARPYEAWSAYGQSKTATIMFTVALARRWATDGITANALHPGGIMTNLQRHLDDAQLRYVGAVDEQGNRLQVPPGWKTPQQGAATSVLLAASPEVDGVTGRYFEDGNEAPVIAEPSDGMSGVLPYALNDKNAELLWDETLRLLKR comes from the coding sequence ATGTCACGAATCATCACCCCTTACTCGGCCGCGTCGACCGCCGCCGAGGTGAGCGCCGGCGTCGACCTCACCGGCCGCCGGGCCGTGGTCACCGGCGGCGCGTCCGGGATCGGCCTGGAGACCGCCCGGGCGCTGGCCGACGCCGGCGCCGAGGTGACGCTGGCCGTCCGCGACACCGCCGCCGGCGAGCGCGCCGCCGCCGACATCACGGCGGGCGGGGCACCCGGCGCGGTCCGGGTCGCCCGGCTGGACCTGGCCGATCGCGCCTCCATCGACGCCTTCGTCGCCGGGTGGACCGGCCCGCTGCACATCCTGGTCAACAACGCCGGCGTCATGGCCCTGCCGGAGCTGACCAGGACCGCCGAGGGCTGGGAGAGGCAGTTCGCGATCAACCACCTCGGTCACGCCGAGCTGACCCTGGGTCTGCACGACGCGCTCGCCGCCGCGCGGGACGCCCGGATCGTCGTCGTCAGCTCCTCGGCCCACCAGCAGTCCCCGGTCGTCTTCGACGACATCCACTTCACCGCCCGGCCCTACGAGGCCTGGTCGGCCTACGGCCAGTCCAAGACCGCGACCATCATGTTCACCGTCGCCCTGGCCAGAAGGTGGGCCACCGACGGCATCACGGCCAACGCCCTGCACCCCGGCGGCATCATGACCAACCTCCAGCGACACCTCGACGACGCGCAACTGCGCTACGTGGGCGCGGTGGACGAGCAGGGCAACCGCCTGCAGGTGCCGCCGGGCTGGAAGACCCCGCAGCAGGGCGCGGCCACCTCGGTCCTGCTGGCCGCCTCCCCCGAGGTCGACGGCGTGACGGGCCGCTACTTCGAGGACGGCAACGAGGCCCCGGTCATCGCCGAGCCCTCCGACGGCATGAGCGGCGTGCTCCCGTACGCCCTGAACGACAAGAACGCCGAACTCCTCTGGGACGAGACGCTCCGACTCCTGAAGCGCTGA
- a CDS encoding MFS transporter, with amino-acid sequence MAETVTPTVDDNPLPASTRRERSGWYIYDWANSAFQTTVITVFLGPFLTTVAELAAGCELGADSCEGYVHPLGIRVAAGSYYPYLISLSVFLTVFVLPVIGAIADRSAHKKRLLGGAAFTGAGATMAMAFVTGDRYLLGGALFLVANISFGAAIVVYNSFLPQLGGPDERDGISSRGWALGYLGGGLLLAFNLVAVTLLTQDDNPQRTLDLARWSIVSAGVWWAAFTLVPLRWLRERPTAAALARGGNVLTDGFRQLGRTLREVKAYPLTLFFLLAFLVYNDGIQTVITLASQYGTEELRLEQSTLIVTILLVQFLAFGGALSLGALARRIGAWKTVLLSLVLWTGVIIGAFRLPAEAPVPFMVLGAAIGLVLGGSQALSRSLFSQLIPAGKEGEYYGFYEISDKGTSWLGPLAFGLVFQLTASYRVGLVSLLIFFVVGFLLLLAVPIRRAIVAAGNTPPQVL; translated from the coding sequence ATGGCCGAGACCGTGACCCCCACGGTGGACGACAACCCGCTCCCGGCGAGCACCCGCCGCGAGCGCAGCGGCTGGTACATCTACGACTGGGCCAACTCCGCCTTCCAGACCACCGTCATCACGGTGTTCCTCGGCCCGTTCCTCACCACCGTCGCCGAGTTGGCCGCCGGCTGCGAGCTGGGCGCGGACAGCTGCGAGGGCTACGTGCACCCGCTGGGCATCCGGGTGGCCGCCGGCTCCTACTACCCGTACCTGATCTCGCTGTCGGTGTTTCTCACCGTGTTCGTGCTGCCGGTCATCGGGGCGATCGCCGACCGGTCGGCGCACAAGAAGCGGCTGCTCGGTGGCGCGGCGTTCACCGGCGCCGGCGCGACCATGGCGATGGCCTTCGTCACCGGCGACCGTTACCTGCTCGGCGGGGCGCTGTTCCTGGTCGCCAACATCTCCTTCGGCGCGGCCATCGTGGTGTATAACTCGTTCCTGCCGCAGCTCGGCGGCCCCGACGAGCGCGACGGCATCTCCAGCCGCGGCTGGGCGCTGGGCTACCTCGGCGGTGGCCTGCTGCTGGCGTTCAACCTGGTCGCGGTCACCCTGCTCACCCAGGACGACAACCCGCAGCGCACCCTGGACCTGGCCCGCTGGTCGATCGTGTCCGCCGGGGTGTGGTGGGCGGCGTTCACCCTGGTGCCGCTGCGCTGGCTGCGCGAACGCCCCACCGCGGCGGCGCTGGCCCGCGGCGGCAACGTGCTCACCGACGGGTTCCGGCAGCTCGGCCGCACCCTGCGTGAGGTCAAGGCGTACCCGCTGACGCTGTTCTTCCTGCTCGCGTTCCTGGTCTACAACGACGGCATCCAGACCGTCATCACCCTCGCCAGCCAGTACGGCACCGAGGAGCTGCGGCTGGAGCAGAGCACCCTGATCGTCACCATCCTGCTCGTGCAGTTCCTCGCCTTCGGTGGCGCGCTGAGCCTCGGCGCGCTGGCCCGACGCATCGGCGCCTGGAAGACGGTGCTGCTCAGCCTGGTGCTCTGGACCGGTGTGATCATCGGCGCATTCCGGCTGCCCGCCGAGGCGCCGGTGCCGTTCATGGTCCTCGGCGCGGCCATCGGGCTGGTCCTCGGCGGCAGCCAGGCGCTGAGCCGGTCCCTGTTCAGCCAGCTCATCCCGGCCGGCAAGGAGGGCGAGTACTACGGCTTCTACGAGATCAGCGACAAGGGCACCAGCTGGCTCGGCCCGCTCGCCTTCGGCCTGGTGTTCCAGCTCACCGCCTCCTACCGGGTGGGCCTGGTCTCCCTGCTGATCTTCTTCGTGGTCGGGTTCCTGCTCCTGCTGGCCGTGCCGATCCGCCGGGCCATCGTCGCCGCCGGGAACACCCCGCCCCAGGTGCTCTGA
- a CDS encoding VOC family protein translates to MTTTADLAMVNLDSSDPAAHAAFYHRALGWEITHSQAEYAMINGGGVSIGFGLVEGYRPPSWPDPAGGKRYHLDLYVDDLAAAEKEFVEAGASKPEFQPGGDRWVVLIDPIGQPFCICPRPQG, encoded by the coding sequence ATGACGACAACCGCCGACCTTGCCATGGTCAACCTGGACAGCTCCGACCCGGCCGCGCACGCCGCCTTCTACCACCGGGCCCTGGGCTGGGAGATCACCCACAGCCAAGCCGAGTACGCCATGATCAACGGCGGTGGCGTCTCCATCGGCTTCGGGCTGGTCGAGGGCTACCGGCCGCCGTCCTGGCCGGACCCGGCCGGCGGTAAGCGCTACCACCTCGACCTCTACGTCGACGACCTGGCAGCCGCGGAGAAGGAGTTCGTCGAGGCCGGCGCGTCGAAGCCGGAGTTCCAGCCCGGCGGCGACCGGTGGGTGGTGCTCATCGACCCGATCGGACAGCCGTTCTGCATCTGCCCCCGCCCGCAGGGCTGA
- a CDS encoding glycerophosphodiester phosphodiesterase, with translation MLTRFGYLDAPGPLAFAHRGGAAEGDENTTEAFARAIGLGYRYVETDVHATADGVAVIFHDPTLRRITGEPGRIADLRWADLASVRVGGAAVVPRLDEVLGAWPRVRFNIDVKADGGVEPTVATVTRAGAAGRVLLASFSDARLTRLRALTDGRVATSLGMRGVARLRLASLHGRPLRLPPSVVAAQVPPRYGRVPVVDRRFLDYCHRLGLQVHVWTIDEPAQMHELLDRGVDGIMTDHVGVLRDVYRSRGHWAA, from the coding sequence GTGCTGACCCGATTCGGCTACCTCGACGCGCCCGGGCCGCTGGCGTTCGCCCACCGCGGCGGCGCCGCCGAGGGTGACGAGAACACCACCGAGGCGTTCGCGCGCGCCATCGGGCTGGGCTATCGGTACGTGGAGACCGACGTGCACGCCACCGCGGACGGGGTGGCGGTGATCTTCCACGACCCGACGCTGCGCCGGATCACCGGCGAACCGGGGCGCATCGCCGACCTGCGCTGGGCCGATCTCGCCTCGGTGCGCGTCGGCGGTGCCGCCGTCGTACCCCGGCTCGACGAGGTGCTGGGCGCGTGGCCGCGGGTGCGGTTCAACATCGACGTGAAGGCCGACGGCGGTGTCGAGCCGACGGTGGCAACGGTGACCCGGGCCGGCGCCGCCGGCCGGGTGCTGCTGGCCTCGTTCAGCGACGCCCGGCTGACCCGGCTGCGCGCGCTCACCGACGGGCGGGTCGCCACCAGCCTGGGCATGCGCGGGGTGGCCCGGCTGCGGCTGGCCTCGCTGCACGGCCGTCCGCTGCGGCTGCCTCCGTCGGTGGTCGCCGCGCAGGTGCCGCCACGCTACGGGCGGGTGCCGGTGGTGGACCGCCGGTTCCTCGACTACTGCCACCGACTCGGCCTGCAGGTGCACGTCTGGACGATCGACGAGCCCGCCCAGATGCACGAGTTACTGGATCGTGGCGTGGATGGCATCATGACCGATCACGTCGGCGTGCTGCGCGACGTCTACCGCAGCCGCGGCCACTGGGCCGCCTGA
- a CDS encoding thymidine kinase has translation MTDDAAATPTCLAHPFPGQPHAPAGCAAARGLDGRPVHAAALKFFWGPMDCGKSTMALQMNYNHARQGRRGLVTTRIDRSLGPQVTTRIGLAHEAIEVTDDLDLRALVRGRWAEGERVDYLICDEACFYTVEHVEQMAELVDSYDVDVFAFGLATDFRSCLFPATQRLFELADEVARIQVEVLCWCGREGLLNARVVDGRVVREGAQVVIGDTVDTAEVRYQVLCRRHYRSGDLGPRD, from the coding sequence GTGACCGACGACGCCGCTGCCACCCCGACCTGCCTGGCCCACCCGTTCCCCGGCCAGCCGCACGCTCCGGCCGGATGCGCGGCAGCGCGCGGGCTCGACGGGCGTCCGGTGCACGCCGCGGCGTTGAAGTTCTTCTGGGGGCCGATGGACTGCGGCAAGTCCACCATGGCGCTGCAGATGAACTACAACCACGCCCGGCAGGGCCGGCGGGGCCTGGTCACCACCCGCATCGACCGGTCGCTGGGCCCACAGGTCACCACCCGCATCGGGCTGGCGCACGAGGCGATCGAGGTCACCGACGACCTGGACCTGCGGGCCCTGGTCCGGGGCCGGTGGGCCGAGGGGGAACGCGTCGACTACCTGATCTGCGACGAGGCGTGCTTCTACACCGTCGAGCACGTCGAGCAGATGGCCGAACTCGTCGACAGCTACGACGTTGACGTGTTCGCGTTCGGGCTGGCCACCGACTTCCGCTCCTGCCTGTTCCCCGCCACGCAGCGACTGTTCGAGCTGGCCGACGAGGTAGCCCGGATCCAGGTCGAGGTGCTCTGCTGGTGCGGCCGGGAAGGGCTGCTCAACGCCCGGGTGGTCGACGGCCGGGTGGTGCGCGAGGGCGCGCAGGTCGTCATCGGCGACACGGTCGACACCGCCGAGGTGCGCTACCAGGTGCTCTGCCGGCGGCATTACCGCAGCGGCGACCTCGGCCCCCGCGACTGA
- a CDS encoding low temperature requirement protein A, translated as MESTTSTELFFDLVFIFTITQLAHYLIAHPDWRGAARTTLLLALVWFVWVYTAWLTNWLQPERAPVRALLIGLMLGSLLLSAAVPGAFAGTGLLFALVYVPVQVGRTLFGLWAVQGHPLLVDGFQKTLPWFVGTSVLMVLGGLAGGSAREALWAAAIVVEVVGLSIGYPVPGLGRTRAERWVVEGGHLAQRCQAFILIALGESILVTGSTLAQRLNMITSGAFVLAFAGSVALWWVYFARSAPAATEVIARAGERTGGLSRVAFNYLHPVMVAGIIVTAAGDERLLSEPGADTTMVTALFALGGPALFLAGHAAYKAVLWRVWPTSRIAALVVLLALVPVCVLLPLPVVACAALATAVTVAVIVADRFRVPRAASPGPA; from the coding sequence GTGGAGTCGACCACGTCGACGGAGCTCTTCTTCGACCTGGTCTTCATCTTCACCATCACCCAGTTGGCGCACTACCTGATCGCCCACCCGGACTGGCGTGGCGCCGCACGGACCACGCTGTTGCTGGCGCTGGTCTGGTTCGTCTGGGTCTACACCGCGTGGCTGACCAACTGGCTGCAACCGGAACGGGCGCCGGTACGGGCACTGCTGATCGGGCTGATGTTGGGCAGTCTGCTGCTGTCGGCGGCGGTCCCTGGCGCGTTCGCCGGTACCGGCCTGCTCTTCGCCCTGGTCTACGTGCCGGTACAGGTGGGCCGCACCCTGTTCGGGCTGTGGGCGGTGCAGGGCCATCCGTTGCTGGTCGACGGGTTTCAAAAGACGCTGCCGTGGTTCGTCGGGACGTCGGTGCTCATGGTGCTCGGCGGCCTCGCCGGCGGGTCCGCCCGGGAGGCGTTGTGGGCGGCGGCGATCGTGGTCGAGGTGGTCGGCCTGTCGATCGGGTATCCGGTGCCCGGTCTGGGGCGCACCCGCGCCGAGCGGTGGGTGGTGGAGGGCGGCCATCTGGCCCAACGGTGCCAGGCGTTCATCCTCATCGCGCTGGGCGAGTCGATCCTGGTCACCGGGAGCACCCTCGCGCAGCGGCTGAACATGATCACCTCCGGGGCGTTCGTGCTGGCGTTCGCCGGTTCGGTCGCGCTGTGGTGGGTGTACTTCGCCCGCTCGGCACCGGCCGCGACGGAGGTCATCGCCCGTGCGGGTGAGCGCACCGGCGGGTTGAGCCGGGTGGCGTTCAACTACCTGCACCCGGTGATGGTGGCCGGGATCATCGTCACGGCGGCGGGCGACGAGCGGCTGCTGAGCGAGCCCGGCGCGGACACGACCATGGTCACCGCGCTGTTCGCGTTGGGCGGTCCGGCGCTGTTCCTCGCCGGGCACGCCGCCTACAAGGCGGTGCTGTGGCGGGTCTGGCCGACCAGCCGGATCGCGGCGCTCGTGGTGCTGCTGGCGTTGGTGCCGGTCTGTGTCCTGCTGCCGCTGCCCGTCGTGGCGTGCGCGGCGCTGGCAACCGCCGTGACCGTCGCGGTGATCGTGGCCGACCGGTTTCGGGTCCCGCGGGCCGCCTCACCCGGCCCGGCCTGA